In a single window of the Nymphalis io chromosome 20, ilAglIoxx1.1, whole genome shotgun sequence genome:
- the LOC126776423 gene encoding COMM domain-containing protein 4-like isoform X1 translates to MKFKFCSDGDCPLWALAALHALGSLPAPIFRTLLHHVVEEQPDDGIMDILKNTSLSSRDECARAAAVLRWTLKQAHRCGCSGVQLARDLLVLGVPRAHASALADAAETGREAYETHIKNNGFMINKLTDVSAAPGPEGTVDTVKLTIQSDEVFTGEQNTAELIIDKSQVKILLEDMKKALKRMEEFDTK, encoded by the exons ATG AAATTTAAGTTCTGCTCTGACGGTGACTGTCCGCTGTGGGCGCTGGCAGCGCTACACGCACTGGGCAGCCTACCTGCACCCATCTTCAGGACTTTGTTGCATCATGTTGTAGAAGAACAGCCA gaTGACGGCATCATGGATATATTAAAGAACACAAGCTTAT CATCTCGCGATGAATGCGCTCGTGCTGCAGCAGTACTCCGTTGGACATTGAAACAAGCACATCGTTGTGGGTGCAGCGGAGTTCAGCTGGCGAGGGACTTACTCGTCCTGGGCGTGCCACGGGCTCACGCATCTGCGCTTGCGGATGCAGCGGAGACAGGGAGAGAAGCTTATGAGacgcatattaaaaataatggatTCATGA TTAATAAACTAACAGATGTGTCTGCAGCACCTGGCCCTGAAGGTACAGTTGATACTGTAAAACTCACCATTCAATCCGATGAAGTATTTACTGGGGAGCAGAATACGGCTgaattaataatagataaatccCAGGTCAAGATTTTACTAGAAGATATGAAAAAAGCGCTCAAAAGAATGGAAGAATTTGAtactaaatga